From the genome of Candidatus Jidaibacter acanthamoeba, one region includes:
- the dxs gene encoding 1-deoxy-D-xylulose-5-phosphate synthase: MVKQHPYKILDSVNYPSDLKNLNIEELKQLSEELREEIISTISKTGGHLGAGLGVAELTVALHYVFNTPKDLLVWDIGHQAYPHKVLTGRKDKLHTIRQPGGISGFLKRSESEYDVFGAGHSSTSISAALGLAIARDINGSDHDVIAVIGDGSISAGMAYEAMNNAGHLKKKMVVILNDNKMSIAPAVGAMSQYLCRLMSSKPYLSVRSLAKNFLNHMPSPIENFAKKAKKYAKDFTTGGNFFEEMGFHYVGPVDGHDLDQLVPILENIKEAEGISSPILLHVITKKGKGFGSPEECLEGFHAVSKFDLDTKIQIKSKSIRPTYTKVFAESLTKIAVHDESVVGITAAMPSGTGLNIFAERFPDRMFDVGIAEQHAVTFAAGLALDKVKPFVAIYSTFLQRAFDQVVHDVAIQSIPVRFAIDRAGLVGSDGSTHAGSFDIAYLAMLPNFVVIAPSDELELMRAVQTCYMINDRPSAFRFPRGEAACAEIPAEIEPFTIGKGRVVREGKRVAVLSLGTRLEEALKAAHEIEKQFNIKITVADARFAKPIDKQLILNLAEKHEVLITLEEGSIGGFGSHVMQFLSQEGLLDSNNLKFRAMFLPDRFIDHNNVDVMYEEAGLNASKLIKEITKLLDMKLKNVA, from the coding sequence ATGGTCAAACAACATCCATATAAAATCTTAGATAGTGTTAACTACCCTTCCGATTTAAAAAACTTAAATATTGAAGAATTAAAACAGCTCTCTGAAGAGTTAAGAGAAGAAATTATATCTACCATATCTAAAACAGGCGGACACTTGGGCGCCGGTTTAGGAGTCGCCGAACTTACGGTTGCATTGCATTATGTTTTTAATACTCCGAAAGATTTGCTGGTCTGGGATATCGGGCATCAGGCATACCCACATAAAGTATTAACCGGCAGGAAAGATAAGTTACATACCATAAGACAACCCGGGGGTATTTCAGGATTTTTAAAACGCTCCGAAAGTGAATATGACGTATTCGGGGCTGGGCATAGCTCCACCTCTATCTCGGCTGCTTTAGGCCTTGCTATTGCAAGAGATATAAATGGAAGCGACCATGATGTGATTGCGGTAATCGGAGATGGTTCAATTAGTGCAGGAATGGCTTATGAAGCGATGAATAATGCCGGGCACCTAAAGAAAAAAATGGTTGTGATATTAAATGACAATAAAATGTCGATTGCACCGGCAGTCGGCGCAATGAGCCAATATTTATGCAGGCTCATGTCATCGAAGCCTTATTTAAGTGTAAGAAGTCTAGCGAAAAATTTTTTAAATCATATGCCTTCCCCTATAGAAAATTTTGCTAAGAAAGCTAAAAAATATGCTAAGGATTTTACGACAGGCGGAAACTTCTTTGAAGAAATGGGATTTCACTATGTAGGCCCGGTTGACGGGCATGACCTTGACCAACTGGTTCCTATTTTGGAGAATATAAAAGAAGCGGAAGGGATTTCAAGCCCGATACTTCTTCATGTTATAACTAAAAAAGGAAAGGGATTCGGTTCACCTGAAGAGTGTTTGGAAGGATTCCATGCGGTATCCAAGTTTGATTTAGATACTAAAATTCAAATCAAGTCAAAAAGTATTAGACCTACCTATACTAAAGTGTTTGCCGAAAGTTTAACTAAAATTGCCGTACATGATGAAAGTGTTGTCGGTATCACAGCAGCAATGCCTTCAGGTACAGGGCTAAATATATTTGCAGAACGGTTCCCGGATAGAATGTTTGATGTCGGGATTGCCGAGCAACATGCGGTAACTTTTGCAGCAGGCTTAGCACTTGATAAGGTTAAGCCATTTGTTGCTATTTATTCAACATTTTTGCAAAGAGCATTTGATCAAGTAGTACATGATGTTGCTATTCAATCAATACCGGTAAGATTTGCAATTGATCGAGCAGGCTTAGTCGGATCAGACGGCTCTACGCATGCAGGTTCGTTTGATATAGCATATCTGGCAATGTTACCGAACTTTGTAGTTATAGCACCAAGCGATGAGCTTGAATTAATGCGCGCCGTACAAACTTGCTATATGATTAATGACAGACCGTCAGCTTTCAGATTTCCCAGGGGTGAAGCTGCGTGTGCTGAGATACCTGCCGAGATTGAGCCGTTTACCATCGGTAAGGGTAGGGTGGTAAGAGAAGGCAAGAGAGTAGCCGTCCTTTCGCTTGGTACCAGGCTTGAGGAAGCCCTAAAAGCTGCTCACGAAATTGAAAAACAATTTAATATTAAAATTACGGTAGCTGATGCAAGATTTGCTAAACCTATTGATAAGCAGTTAATCTTAAATCTTGCCGAAAAACATGAGGTGCTGATTACACTGGAAGAAGGATCGATCGGCGGATTCGGTTCCCATGTAATGCAATTTTTATCTCAAGAGGGGCTACTTGATTCCAATAATTTAAAATTTAGAGCAATGTTCTTACCTGATCGATTTATCGATCATAATAATGTGGATGTTATGTATGAAGAAGCGGGGCTAAATGCTTCTAAACTTATTAAAGAAATAACCAAACTATTGGATATGAAACTTAAAAATGTTGCTTAA
- a CDS encoding GNAT family N-acetyltransferase has translation MEYKLIVQDSENSEITEILKQGVRSYSSAYFNGVVGGDSFVIYTQNKEGKVIGGISGNLGRYAKVAWAWVDEEYRSQKLGTKLFNELDKFAKSKGSRYILLETFEFQAKPFYEKIGYECIGTVKRLIEGYDCHFMRKEL, from the coding sequence ATGGAATATAAATTAATTGTGCAAGACTCTGAAAATTCTGAAATTACAGAAATACTTAAGCAAGGAGTTAGATCTTATAGTTCTGCCTATTTTAACGGAGTGGTGGGGGGAGATAGCTTTGTTATATATACTCAAAATAAAGAAGGGAAAGTGATCGGAGGTATCTCGGGAAATTTGGGAAGGTATGCAAAGGTTGCGTGGGCGTGGGTTGATGAAGAATATCGAAGTCAAAAGCTCGGGACAAAACTTTTTAACGAACTGGATAAGTTTGCAAAATCAAAAGGTTCGCGATATATTCTGCTTGAAACGTTTGAGTTCCAGGCAAAACCATTTTATGAAAAAATAGGTTATGAATGCATCGGTACGGTAAAGCGGTTGATAGAGGGCTATGATTGCCACTTTATGAGAAAAGAGTTATGA
- a CDS encoding BPL-N domain-containing protein encodes MKAKFYYILIVIVITISPFVSLAFGAQEKNTVYVYHDEGVSDESLLHTISTLKTILPSSYIVNKINANEVIEYKWTNKAALFVMPGGADLPYVKKLNGKGNKNIKNYVSNGGSYLGICAGAYYASAYVEFDQGGELEVLGDRELAFFPGKSIGSILAKYNYKNNSGSRASKLHITLDNVKETVTYYNGGGYFADANKYPNITVIGYYENNLPSIIHIAYEKGNVILSGVHFEYKPSLFDANDPYLKDILPALERHNISRNLLTIEILKKLGINYN; translated from the coding sequence ATGAAAGCTAAATTTTATTATATTTTAATAGTAATTGTAATAACTATTTCTCCGTTTGTATCTTTAGCATTCGGCGCTCAAGAGAAAAATACTGTTTATGTATATCATGATGAAGGTGTTAGCGACGAATCATTATTACATACCATCTCTACCTTAAAAACTATTTTACCCTCAAGCTATATTGTAAATAAAATTAATGCAAATGAAGTAATAGAATATAAGTGGACTAACAAGGCTGCATTATTTGTAATGCCGGGTGGAGCTGACCTACCTTATGTTAAAAAATTAAACGGTAAAGGTAATAAAAATATAAAAAATTATGTTAGCAACGGAGGTTCATATTTAGGTATTTGTGCCGGTGCTTATTATGCTTCAGCCTATGTAGAATTTGATCAAGGAGGTGAATTGGAAGTATTAGGAGATCGAGAACTTGCATTTTTCCCGGGCAAATCAATAGGATCTATTTTAGCTAAGTATAACTACAAAAATAACAGCGGCTCCCGAGCTTCTAAACTACATATTACCTTAGATAATGTTAAAGAAACAGTTACTTATTACAATGGGGGCGGGTATTTTGCAGATGCAAACAAATATCCCAATATTACAGTCATCGGGTATTATGAAAATAATTTACCTTCAATAATACATATTGCTTATGAGAAAGGTAACGTTATATTATCAGGTGTACACTTTGAGTATAAACCCTCCTTATTCGATGCAAATGATCCATATTTAAAAGATATTTTGCCGGCATTAGAGCGTCATAACATCTCACGCAACCTTCTAACAATAGAAATACTTAAAAAACTTGGTATAAATTATAATTAA
- a CDS encoding sensor histidine kinase, whose product MACSLIVCYSTFGGIKSVTMTDVLQFAILIVVIPLVASVAITEVGGLAKVFSNPNLTYHFHILSHQKFDEYIALFLFMVIPLVIFQPHLIQRYLMAQNHNQLSRITYIYSFLSFALIFIVVCMAFSALKLFPNIEPKAVIPTIIDNLLPPFMKGVAISGMIAVIMSTADSSLNSAGILIAHNVFPEKCFNTEIGKLNLMKVSTLITGALGIFISLQNYNIVSLLVITSLLLVSSIGIPLLFGLLKFKVSKESFWVCNLVSIISFLAAEEIGIPNFSIPIIIALLGFISFISTHIIQNRCIAFVDPKTPKKKKNIKFNIIPLIKIISKYLPTPKNIYQYSNDKVKRYGANYLMFGIFCCINYVVPYFMWTYQEPTHYLVMLGLRLFAGMLCVGLLMKDYWPEKLKHYFPLYWYFTLMYCLPFVTTVMLIILEAHYEWLINLTLSIMLLTMLVDWLSFILISLAGMLFGFLFYELIIGDAILPADFETIYLSIYVYLFASLIGILFARPKELNSEERLEAMQLFGGAIAHEVKTPLATINMGAQYISLLAQKVIDKKKAMSSIAEKDNTLKALQETCILLKKASIEGISTVDRLLTSLKAMIIAQDKDEYSIKECLEETIKDFMVSTESLGKVNINIENDIIFHGSKHYIKHVLYNLFSNALKHGGSNVEIDIWSEDQKLYFKDYGKGISGEDLPHIFERFYTKSSKGTGIGLSFCKMVMEEMGGTLECRSELGKYTEFILKFE is encoded by the coding sequence ATAGCTTGCAGTTTAATAGTCTGTTACTCTACGTTCGGAGGGATAAAGTCAGTTACTATGACTGATGTGCTGCAGTTTGCCATACTAATAGTCGTTATCCCGTTAGTTGCAAGCGTTGCTATAACTGAAGTAGGAGGATTAGCTAAAGTTTTTTCTAACCCGAATCTAACCTATCATTTTCATATTCTTTCTCACCAGAAATTTGATGAGTATATTGCATTATTTCTTTTTATGGTTATCCCGCTTGTAATTTTTCAGCCGCATTTAATTCAAAGATATTTAATGGCGCAAAACCATAATCAACTAAGTAGGATAACATATATATACTCTTTCCTTTCTTTTGCTTTAATATTTATAGTAGTATGTATGGCTTTTTCTGCGCTTAAATTATTTCCGAATATTGAACCGAAAGCTGTAATTCCAACCATTATAGATAATTTATTGCCTCCGTTTATGAAAGGAGTTGCAATTTCAGGAATGATTGCAGTTATTATGTCGACTGCAGATTCTTCCCTTAACTCAGCAGGCATACTGATAGCCCATAATGTTTTCCCTGAAAAATGTTTTAATACGGAAATCGGAAAATTAAATTTAATGAAGGTGTCAACTTTAATTACCGGTGCGCTAGGGATATTTATATCTTTACAAAATTATAATATTGTAAGTTTACTTGTAATTACCAGTTTATTGCTGGTATCCTCAATAGGAATCCCTTTGCTTTTCGGCTTACTTAAATTTAAAGTAAGTAAAGAATCATTTTGGGTATGTAACTTAGTTTCTATAATATCATTCCTTGCCGCAGAGGAGATTGGTATTCCAAATTTTTCAATCCCGATTATTATTGCTCTTTTGGGATTTATCAGTTTTATTTCAACCCATATTATACAAAACCGTTGTATTGCTTTTGTCGACCCTAAAACCCCTAAAAAAAAGAAAAATATTAAATTTAATATCATTCCGTTGATTAAAATAATTAGTAAATACTTACCCACTCCGAAAAATATATATCAATACTCTAATGATAAAGTTAAAAGATATGGTGCTAACTACTTAATGTTCGGGATATTTTGTTGTATTAACTATGTGGTACCTTACTTTATGTGGACGTATCAGGAACCTACGCATTATCTTGTTATGCTTGGATTAAGGCTGTTTGCAGGAATGCTGTGCGTCGGTTTATTAATGAAAGATTATTGGCCTGAAAAGTTAAAACATTATTTTCCCTTATATTGGTATTTTACACTTATGTATTGTTTGCCGTTTGTTACAACCGTAATGCTAATTATATTAGAAGCTCACTATGAGTGGTTAATTAATTTAACATTATCAATAATGCTGCTTACAATGCTTGTAGATTGGTTAAGTTTTATTTTGATCTCATTAGCTGGTATGCTTTTCGGATTTTTATTTTATGAATTGATTATTGGCGATGCTATTCTTCCGGCTGATTTTGAAACTATATATTTATCTATATATGTTTACCTGTTTGCAAGCTTAATCGGTATTTTGTTTGCACGTCCAAAGGAACTTAATTCCGAAGAAAGACTTGAGGCTATGCAATTATTCGGAGGGGCAATTGCTCATGAGGTCAAAACTCCGCTTGCAACAATCAATATGGGAGCTCAATATATCTCACTTCTAGCACAAAAAGTAATTGATAAAAAAAAGGCTATGTCAAGCATAGCTGAAAAAGATAATACTTTAAAAGCTTTGCAGGAAACTTGTATATTACTGAAGAAAGCAAGTATAGAGGGAATAAGCACAGTAGATAGATTGTTAACTTCCTTAAAAGCTATGATAATTGCCCAAGATAAAGATGAATATTCAATAAAAGAATGCTTAGAAGAAACTATAAAGGATTTTATGGTTTCAACTGAATCTTTAGGAAAAGTGAATATAAATATTGAAAATGATATTATATTTCATGGATCAAAGCATTATATAAAGCATGTATTATATAATTTATTCAGCAATGCATTAAAGCATGGCGGCAGTAATGTAGAAATAGATATTTGGTCTGAAGATCAAAAGCTATATTTTAAAGATTATGGAAAAGGGATTAGTGGGGAAGACCTCCCGCACATTTTTGAAAGGTTTTATACTAAGAGTAGTAAAGGTACCGGTATAGGTTTATCCTTTTGCAAAATGGTAATGGAAGAAATGGGGGGAACTTTAGAATGTAGATCAGAACTGGGCAAATATACAGAGTTTATACTCAAGTTTGAATAA
- a CDS encoding sodium:solute symporter family transporter, protein MGSIIKFFDPDKAIVLAFLAITLIVGIIAGRDIKNIKDYAIANKSYSTPVLALTLLATMIGGGTTTGDTAQFFQDGLVYLIPSLAIPIAIFLAAKYIAPKFDNRFDGMISVSDIIKYFYGVKAEVFSGIVGYAVCLGVIGMQFTALGSLIASFLSINYSTAI, encoded by the coding sequence ATGGGAAGTATTATTAAATTTTTTGATCCGGATAAAGCTATAGTATTAGCTTTTTTAGCAATCACCTTAATAGTAGGGATTATTGCCGGCAGAGATATTAAGAATATAAAAGATTATGCAATAGCTAATAAGTCATATAGTACTCCCGTCCTTGCACTTACTCTGCTTGCAACCATGATTGGGGGAGGAACTACAACCGGTGACACTGCCCAATTCTTTCAAGACGGATTGGTATATCTTATCCCAAGCCTTGCTATTCCGATTGCGATATTTCTAGCTGCTAAGTATATAGCGCCTAAATTTGATAATCGTTTTGATGGTATGATTTCTGTTTCGGATATAATTAAATATTTTTACGGAGTAAAAGCAGAGGTGTTTTCAGGTATTGTCGGATATGCCGTTTGCTTAGGAGTGATTGGAATGCAGTTCACTGCTTTAGGCTCTTTAATAGCTTCTTTTTTAAGCATTAACTATTCAACTGCAATTTAA
- the tsaB gene encoding tRNA (adenosine(37)-N6)-threonylcarbamoyltransferase complex dimerization subunit type 1 TsaB — MLILAIETCLGECSVALLKGYSVISYILESRAHKQSEKLILMIEQALEENNTTYEELDYLAVSNGPGSFTGIRIGVATANAIAFAAGKKVIGINCLEIIAFGKNEKICSVLDAGRNQVYAQKFINRIPHSTIELIEYSQVNEFADGFKIIGNKFVEEINIPNAKNVGMVALKYLQNSNTKLLNEVDPLYIRSPDAKIKTI; from the coding sequence ATGTTAATATTAGCTATAGAAACTTGTTTAGGAGAGTGCTCGGTCGCTCTCCTAAAGGGGTATAGTGTTATATCTTATATCTTAGAAAGCAGGGCTCATAAACAATCGGAAAAGTTAATTTTAATGATTGAGCAGGCGCTTGAGGAAAATAATACTACTTACGAGGAGCTTGATTACCTTGCAGTTTCTAATGGCCCGGGGAGCTTTACTGGTATAAGAATAGGGGTTGCAACCGCCAATGCAATCGCTTTTGCAGCCGGTAAAAAAGTAATCGGTATAAATTGCTTAGAGATAATTGCTTTCGGCAAGAATGAAAAAATTTGTTCGGTTTTGGACGCGGGAAGAAACCAAGTGTATGCACAAAAATTTATTAACCGAATTCCGCATAGCACTATTGAACTTATTGAGTATAGCCAAGTAAATGAATTTGCTGACGGTTTTAAAATAATAGGTAATAAATTTGTCGAGGAGATAAATATTCCAAATGCTAAGAATGTTGGTATGGTAGCATTAAAGTATTTGCAAAATTCTAATACTAAGTTATTAAATGAAGTTGATCCTCTTTACATTAGGTCACCTGATGCTAAAATAAAAACAATTTAA
- a CDS encoding BON domain-containing protein — MNKFSIMVSLGIIVLSSTSCAPVAVVATGEVGASIAEERTLGHIIDDATIMAKIKNEFAQKDVANLLSKISVTVKEGRVLLTGSVAKNQHAIRAVKIAWSTEGVHEVINELEVGDKDIKTRANDSWIATKVRTKLLFQKGVSSINYTVDVNNGVVYLIGIAKTKQELDLAVRLASQVKGVKEVVSHMTLKSDPRRHKN, encoded by the coding sequence ATGAATAAATTTAGTATAATGGTATCACTTGGAATTATAGTCTTAAGCTCTACCAGCTGTGCACCGGTAGCAGTCGTAGCTACAGGTGAAGTCGGAGCCTCTATTGCTGAAGAGAGAACTCTTGGACATATAATTGATGATGCAACCATCATGGCAAAAATAAAGAATGAGTTTGCTCAAAAAGATGTAGCAAACCTTTTATCTAAAATCAGCGTAACCGTTAAAGAGGGCAGAGTCCTTTTAACCGGAAGCGTTGCTAAGAATCAACATGCCATAAGAGCCGTAAAAATAGCTTGGTCTACGGAAGGCGTGCATGAAGTAATTAATGAACTGGAAGTCGGTGACAAAGATATAAAAACACGAGCAAATGACTCTTGGATCGCTACCAAAGTAAGAACAAAGCTTCTTTTCCAAAAAGGCGTAAGTTCAATTAACTACACCGTTGATGTAAATAACGGGGTAGTATATTTAATCGGTATTGCTAAAACTAAACAAGAATTAGATTTAGCTGTTAGATTAGCAAGCCAAGTTAAAGGCGTAAAAGAAGTTGTAAGCCATATGACTTTAAAAAGTGACCCTAGAAGACATAAGAACTAA
- a CDS encoding DnaJ domain-containing protein — translation MQSEKNNASSDRQEVSKNEACEILGVNKNASEEEIKAAYKKLILKNHPDHGGSKYIAQKLNKAKDILLKGDSRNE, via the coding sequence GTGCAATCTGAAAAAAATAATGCTAGTAGTGATAGACAAGAGGTAAGCAAAAATGAAGCATGCGAAATTTTAGGAGTAAATAAAAATGCTTCCGAAGAAGAAATAAAAGCAGCTTACAAAAAGCTTATACTTAAGAACCACCCTGACCACGGAGGTTCAAAGTACATAGCCCAAAAGTTAAATAAAGCAAAAGATATATTATTAAAAGGAGATAGTCGCAATGAATAA
- a CDS encoding thioredoxin domain-containing protein yields MNESENRNRLAQETSPYLLEHKHNYVNWWPWCDEALDLAKQQNKPILLSVGYSACHWCHVMARESFEDKETARLMNNWFINIKVDREERPDIDHTYMQAVNLMGQHGGWPLTMFLFPNGQPFYGGTYFPKERRYGLPGFKDVLNHIRQAWEENNRGLSDIATTVTNALNADISRKPGLAQAANISLKDIDMSAEKLMGISDLEYGGIKKAPKFPQTLMWQYLWRVGMRKNRDDMKQVVKNTAFHLCEGGIYDHLGGGWARYSTDSKWFAPHFEKMLYDNALIISLLIEVWQESKNKLYEARIEETVKWLKREMLSVPDSQGNRAFISSQNAESEGVEGKFYVWKAKEIDEILGEDSAIFKKAYGIKEDGNWEEGTNILYRNHQNHDISIPTELLISCKTKLFKTREKRIRPSSDDKVLADWNGLMIYSLTKAALVFDKKEWLALAVSAFAFIKDNMQSSDMMLGHSYCKGKLMNIAFLADYTNLCLAALELYSATGDRAYLDQSVTWVKTIKELFYDEESKAYFDTTAQKDLISRTKIIEDSVTPSGNGILTIVLAKLYYLLGEGKFHDEARDLISALYSTDIEAFSISSLLSGAALLEHAIHIKITGDAGSAYPLVLEAARIPNANIIIEQIRNIESNEVSPLAYICTKGKCLPPVKTPLQLVNAVKG; encoded by the coding sequence ATGAATGAATCCGAAAACCGCAACCGTTTAGCGCAAGAAACCAGTCCTTATCTTTTAGAACATAAACATAACTATGTCAATTGGTGGCCTTGGTGTGATGAAGCCTTAGATCTAGCTAAACAACAAAATAAACCTATACTTTTATCGGTCGGCTATTCCGCCTGTCATTGGTGCCATGTAATGGCAAGAGAAAGTTTTGAGGATAAGGAAACCGCCCGACTGATGAACAATTGGTTTATTAACATTAAGGTTGATAGAGAAGAACGCCCTGATATCGATCATACTTATATGCAAGCAGTAAATTTAATGGGGCAGCACGGCGGATGGCCACTTACTATGTTTTTATTTCCCAATGGGCAACCTTTCTATGGAGGTACATATTTCCCCAAAGAGCGGCGTTATGGCCTACCCGGTTTTAAAGATGTGCTAAACCATATCCGTCAAGCTTGGGAAGAAAATAACAGAGGTCTTTCCGATATAGCAACAACCGTAACTAACGCTCTAAATGCAGATATCTCAAGAAAGCCTGGTCTTGCACAGGCAGCGAATATTTCACTCAAAGATATTGATATGTCGGCAGAGAAATTAATGGGAATATCAGATCTGGAATACGGCGGTATAAAAAAAGCGCCTAAGTTCCCTCAGACATTAATGTGGCAATATTTATGGCGCGTCGGGATGAGAAAAAATCGGGATGATATGAAGCAAGTTGTTAAAAATACGGCATTTCATCTATGCGAAGGCGGTATTTATGATCACCTCGGCGGCGGATGGGCTAGATACAGCACAGATAGCAAGTGGTTTGCCCCTCATTTTGAGAAGATGTTATACGATAATGCACTTATTATTAGCTTATTAATTGAAGTATGGCAGGAATCGAAAAATAAATTATATGAAGCACGCATAGAAGAAACAGTTAAATGGCTCAAAAGAGAAATGCTATCCGTTCCTGATAGCCAAGGCAATCGAGCATTTATTTCAAGCCAAAACGCTGAAAGTGAAGGAGTGGAAGGTAAGTTTTATGTATGGAAAGCAAAAGAAATTGATGAAATATTAGGTGAGGATAGTGCCATATTTAAAAAAGCATATGGTATTAAGGAGGATGGAAATTGGGAAGAAGGCACAAATATTTTATATAGGAATCATCAAAATCATGATATTTCCATCCCAACTGAATTACTTATTTCCTGCAAGACAAAGCTTTTTAAAACAAGAGAAAAGAGGATAAGACCTTCCAGCGATGATAAAGTGCTGGCTGATTGGAATGGTTTAATGATTTATTCCTTAACAAAAGCAGCCCTGGTTTTTGATAAAAAGGAATGGCTTGCGCTTGCGGTTTCCGCTTTTGCATTTATTAAAGATAATATGCAAAGTAGTGATATGATGCTTGGTCATAGCTACTGTAAAGGGAAGTTAATGAATATCGCTTTCCTTGCGGACTATACCAATCTTTGCCTTGCTGCTTTAGAGCTGTATAGTGCAACCGGAGATAGAGCATATCTTGATCAATCGGTAACATGGGTTAAAACTATAAAAGAATTATTTTATGACGAAGAAAGCAAAGCTTATTTTGATACTACTGCTCAGAAAGACCTAATCAGCCGAACAAAAATAATTGAAGATAGTGTTACTCCTTCAGGAAACGGCATATTAACTATTGTCTTAGCAAAATTATACTACCTATTAGGGGAAGGTAAATTTCATGACGAAGCAAGAGATTTAATTAGTGCCTTATATAGCACTGATATAGAAGCATTTTCCATAAGCTCATTATTATCAGGAGCAGCACTACTTGAGCATGCAATCCATATTAAAATAACAGGTGATGCAGGTTCAGCTTATCCACTCGTATTAGAAGCAGCACGAATCCCAAATGCTAATATTATTATAGAACAAATAAGGAATATTGAAAGCAATGAAGTTTCTCCACTTGCATATATCTGTACGAAAGGCAAATGCCTACCTCCGGTTAAAACGCCATTGCAGCTTGTTAATGCTGTGAAAGGATAG
- a CDS encoding alpha/beta hydrolase family protein codes for MSSYQSLSVSTERGNVEMQYYKADNATCSIILVGGIGGGFDSPCSGGLYPRLCSILNSKAISALRIKFCDTHSLDSSVKDVEAGISFLKQEKISNIALVGHSFGGAVIIRAAANSPHVKVIITLATQSYGADVISNIKSGVASLFIHGTLDTILPENCSIYAYTLAHEPKKLRLFKNTGHELSEAEKDIEGEILNYIDQYLIV; via the coding sequence ATGAGTAGCTATCAATCCTTATCGGTCAGCACCGAAAGAGGTAATGTTGAAATGCAATATTACAAGGCTGATAATGCAACTTGCAGTATTATTCTTGTCGGCGGCATAGGAGGTGGGTTTGATAGTCCGTGCAGTGGCGGGCTTTATCCAAGGCTATGTAGCATCCTTAATTCTAAAGCTATCTCGGCACTACGAATAAAGTTCTGTGATACTCACTCTTTAGATAGCTCAGTCAAAGATGTGGAAGCAGGTATATCTTTTCTTAAACAAGAAAAAATTAGTAATATTGCATTAGTTGGTCACTCATTCGGTGGCGCGGTAATCATAAGAGCAGCAGCAAATTCGCCCCATGTAAAAGTCATAATTACTCTTGCAACACAAAGCTACGGCGCAGATGTTATTTCTAATATTAAATCCGGCGTTGCATCGCTTTTTATTCATGGAACCTTAGATACCATATTACCTGAAAATTGTTCAATTTATGCTTATACTTTAGCTCATGAGCCAAAAAAACTAAGACTATTTAAAAATACGGGACATGAATTATCTGAGGCAGAGAAAGATATTGAGGGAGAAATTTTAAACTACATAGATCAATACCTTATCGTATAA
- a CDS encoding DUF2267 domain-containing protein, which translates to MAHISLIDKTMHKTYSWLYEIEEHMGWDEGNEGRALSLLKSTLHRLRDNLLINDLAHFAAQLPVLVRGLLFEAWNPDHTPVKDRKHGEFLAAVLHGLPETHKNIDIEEGVKAIFKTLYYKIDPFEVEKLKKVLPDSIKVLFP; encoded by the coding sequence ATGGCACACATTTCTTTAATCGATAAAACAATGCATAAAACTTATTCATGGCTCTATGAGATTGAAGAACACATGGGCTGGGATGAAGGTAATGAAGGAAGAGCATTATCATTACTCAAATCCACACTCCATAGACTAAGAGATAATTTACTTATAAATGATTTAGCACATTTCGCCGCTCAGCTTCCCGTCTTAGTCAGAGGATTGTTATTTGAAGCCTGGAACCCTGATCATACTCCTGTCAAAGATAGAAAGCACGGAGAATTTTTGGCAGCTGTATTACACGGGTTACCGGAAACACATAAAAATATCGACATTGAAGAAGGAGTAAAAGCCATTTTCAAAACATTATATTATAAAATTGATCCTTTTGAGGTTGAAAAGTTAAAAAAAGTGCTCCCTGACAGTATCAAGGTCTTGTTTCCTTGA